TTACGGGCTAGAGCAGCCAAATAGGTGTGTTATTCCATGAGAAACCTGCACTTTTACAAAAATCGTTCGATTACCGCACAGGCTTGCGCACATGCAGTCCACCCTCTCCGGCATCCCGTTGTTCCAGCTTTATGGCGAAAATCAGGCATGGCCTGGCACCGACCTGCTGCATTGCGAGTCGATCCCGGCGCGCAGCCGCCTGCACCACTGGGAGATCAAGCCACACCAGCACGCCGAACTGTTCCAGCTGCTGTACGTGCAACGTGGCCAGGCCGAGGTGGAGATCGAGGGTGTGCGCAGCGCCATCGGTGAGGCGGCGATCCAGGTGGTGCCACCGCTAACGGTGCATGGGTTTCGCTTCAGCGCCGATATTCAGGGGCATGTCCTGACCTTCGGCACGGCGCTGGTGGCTGCCCTGGAGCAACGCCTGGGGGCGCCGCTGGGGGTCTTGGCCAAGGCGGCATGCTACCCGTTGGGCAAGGACCGTCTACGCCTGCGCAGCCTGGTCGATACCCTGCAGCAGGAATACCAGGGCAATGCGCCGGGGCGAGCGGCGCTGCTCGAAGCCCTGGTGACTGCGCTGATGGTGTGGATCAGCCGTTGCCAGCAACGGGGCCAGGCGCCGCGCAACCGCGATGAACGCGACCGGCAGTTGCTGGGGCAGTACCTGCGCCTGGTCGAGGCGCATTACCGCGAGCACTTGTCGGTGGAAGATTTTGCAGCACGCCTGAAGATTCCGAGCCTGCAGCTCAACCAGCTGTGTCGGGCACTGTGCGGGCAGAGCGCGTTGCAGGTGGTGCATCAGCGGCTGCTGCTGGAGGCGCAGCGCAACCTGGCCTACACGCGCATGAGCATCGGGCAGTTGTCGGATAGCCTGGGCTTCAGCGATCCGACCTACTTTGCGCGGTTCTTCAAGCGTTTGAGCGGGCAGACGGCCAAGGGCTACCGGCGCTCGGTGCAGCCTGGCTGATGGGCCGGCGCCGGCTAGACCTGCAGGCTGAACTCCGCTACGCCGGCGCTGATGCGCTGGGCGGTCTGGCGCATCAGCTCGAGCAGCTTGGTGCGATCACTGAGTTCGAACCGGCTGGTTGAAGCCACCAGCGCAAGCGCAGCACAGTTCTCCTTGCTGGAGAGCTTCACAGGCACCGACAAGGAGGAGATCCCTGCTTCCAGCTCACCGCTGGATTCATAGAAACCATCGCGGCGGATCGCTTGCATGGCCTGTTGAAATGCCTCCCAAGTCTCGCCGATGCCTGCAGCACGTATCTCGTCCGCATGTTGGTCGTACAGCGCCCTGAGCTTCTTTGGGGGAAAGTGCGCCATGATCACCTTCGGAGCCCCACCCCGGAACAACGGGCGTGGTCGACCGCGCCCGTAGTTCAGTTGGACATCGCGCTCCGGCCGCTCGTGGTGCAGGTCAAGGAAGAATTCACCCTCCATGCGCGACAGCACACACCGGCATTCGGTCTTTTCCACCAGTTCGCGCATCACCGGAATGCTCAGCCCCAGCAACGGGTCGGTGGTACGGATGATGTAGTCCAGCAGCGCGATCCGTGGGCCCAACGCGTAGTAGCCGCCATTGAGCCGCTGCAGCAAGCCGGCCTGCAGCAACTCCTTCAGGTAGCGGTAGCCCGTCGGCGTAGAACAGCCCAGCGCCTCGACGATCGCGTCAGCCTCCCACACCGGCTGTTCGCTGGTGAACAGGTCGAGTACCGACAGCATACGGTTCAGGCTGGACATACGGGCTTCCCGGAAAAAAGAGCCCATTGTAGCGATTGTTCGCGCGGCGACGAGTCAGTTCGCACTCATCAGCGCTTGCATGCGCAGCTCCCACTGCGCACGCGGGCAGAACCCCGGCAGGCTGCGGGCGTGCGCCTCGACCACGGCCAGCAGCTGGTCATCCGGCAGCGTCAGGTCCACCGGCACCTTCATGGGCTGGCTGACATACCAAGGCGTGTCGAAGAACAGCTCAAGGCGGTTGCCCTCCGGGTCACGCACATAGAACGAGACCGCATTGCCGTGTGTGATCGCGTCGATATCGGGCGCGCCCAGCTCGACGAAGCGGCGGTACACCTCGCGCAGCGTGGCCAGGGAGTCGGCGGCCAGGGAGATCTGGTTGATCGGGTTGTACGCCAGCGTCTGCGGCCGGCCGCTGGCCAGCACGATCTGATGGTGAGTGCGCGGATCGCGGCTGAGGAACACCAGTTGCACTGGCCCTGTCGGCCCCTGGAGGCTGCCGCGGTCGGTCACGCTGAAACCGAGGACACCCGTGTAGAAGGCTTCCATCGCTGGCAGGTCGTGAACGTAGATACCCATGTGGTTGAACGAAAGGCCCTTAGCGTTTTGCATTTTTATCACCATGCGATAATTGTTGACATAAATCTATTCCAGTATCAGTCTTTATTCAACCAATTATCTCAATGCGATAAAAACAAGGAGCAAACAAAGTGAAATTTCTCAGCTTTGCGGTTGCCGATCAGTCCAGCTACGGCTATCTCGCCGAAGACGGCATCGTCGACCTCGGCCACCGCTTGGCCGGCCGCGCCGACGACCTGCGCGCACTGCTCGCGCAGCCCGATCCGGTAGCCCTGGCACGCGAAGCCGGTGGCCCCGCTGACTACCGCCTCGACGAGGTGACCCTGCTGCCGGTCATCCCCAACCCGGAACAGATCTTCTGCGTGGGCCTGAACTACGCCGACCACGTTGCCGAAACCAATCGTCAAAGCACCGAACAGCCGATGATCTTCTTGCGCGTGCCTGCCTCGCAGGTGGGGCATGGCCAGCCACTGCTGCGTCCGCGCGAGTCCGAGCGCTTCGACTACGAGGGCGAGATCGCCGTGATCATCGGCAAGCCTGGCCGCCGCATCAGCGAAGCAGCCGCCTGGGATCACATCGCCGGCTACGCCTGCTACAACGACGGATCGGTGCGTGACTGGCAGCTGCACACCGCGCAATGGGGGCCGGGCAAGAACTTCTACCGCACCGGCGGCTTCGGCCCATGGATGGTCACCGCCGACGAGATCGGGCCTGATGAGGAAATGACACTGGTGACCCGAGTCAACGGTGTCGAAGTGCAGCGCGCCTCCACTCGCCAGTTGATTCACAGCATCCCCAAGCTGATCGCCTACCTCTCCACGGTCACCCCGCTGGTGCCCGGCGATGTGATCGTGACCGGCACGCCCGGTGGCATCGGCCTCAAGCGCACCCCGCCGCTGTTCCTCAAGCCAGGTGACAAGGTCGAGATCGAGGTCGACCGCATCGGCACCCTGGTCAATGGCGTTGCCGACGACTGAGCCCTGCCATGCCCCGGGCCCGCCCATGGCGGGCCCCCAGCGAAGAGATGACGATGAACAATAAAAACCCTCTCAATGAACCCAACCCGGCCCGCTATGACGTGGCCATCGTAGGGTGCGGCCCTACCGGCGCGGTGCTGGCCAACCTGTTGGCCGAGTGCGGCCACAGCGTGCTGGTCCTCGAGCGCGAAGCCGGGATCGTGCAGCTACCCCGGGCCATTCGCTTCGATGCCGAATGCATGCGGGTATTTCAGTCCATTGGCCTGCTGCAGCGCCTGAAAGACCAGGTCAGCGCCGCCCCAGGCATGAAGTTCGTCAACGCCGCCGGCGAGCTGCTGATCGAATGGCAGCGCCCGGTGGAGCTTGGCGACCATGGCTGGAGTGCCTGCTACCGGGTGCACCAGCCCGCGCTCGAACAAGCACTGCGTGAGCGTCTGCACGAACGGCCGGGCGTAACGCTGCTGAGCCGCCATGATGTGTTCGCCCTGACCGAGCACGCCGATTACGTAGAACTGCGCTACGAAAACATGCGCAACGGCGAGCTGC
The Pseudomonas sp. KU43P genome window above contains:
- a CDS encoding helix-turn-helix domain-containing protein — its product is MQSTLSGIPLFQLYGENQAWPGTDLLHCESIPARSRLHHWEIKPHQHAELFQLLYVQRGQAEVEIEGVRSAIGEAAIQVVPPLTVHGFRFSADIQGHVLTFGTALVAALEQRLGAPLGVLAKAACYPLGKDRLRLRSLVDTLQQEYQGNAPGRAALLEALVTALMVWISRCQQRGQAPRNRDERDRQLLGQYLRLVEAHYREHLSVEDFAARLKIPSLQLNQLCRALCGQSALQVVHQRLLLEAQRNLAYTRMSIGQLSDSLGFSDPTYFARFFKRLSGQTAKGYRRSVQPG
- a CDS encoding IclR family transcriptional regulator translates to MSSLNRMLSVLDLFTSEQPVWEADAIVEALGCSTPTGYRYLKELLQAGLLQRLNGGYYALGPRIALLDYIIRTTDPLLGLSIPVMRELVEKTECRCVLSRMEGEFFLDLHHERPERDVQLNYGRGRPRPLFRGGAPKVIMAHFPPKKLRALYDQHADEIRAAGIGETWEAFQQAMQAIRRDGFYESSGELEAGISSLSVPVKLSSKENCAALALVASTSRFELSDRTKLLELMRQTAQRISAGVAEFSLQV
- a CDS encoding VOC family protein, translated to MQNAKGLSFNHMGIYVHDLPAMEAFYTGVLGFSVTDRGSLQGPTGPVQLVFLSRDPRTHHQIVLASGRPQTLAYNPINQISLAADSLATLREVYRRFVELGAPDIDAITHGNAVSFYVRDPEGNRLELFFDTPWYVSQPMKVPVDLTLPDDQLLAVVEAHARSLPGFCPRAQWELRMQALMSAN
- a CDS encoding fumarylacetoacetate hydrolase family protein encodes the protein MKFLSFAVADQSSYGYLAEDGIVDLGHRLAGRADDLRALLAQPDPVALAREAGGPADYRLDEVTLLPVIPNPEQIFCVGLNYADHVAETNRQSTEQPMIFLRVPASQVGHGQPLLRPRESERFDYEGEIAVIIGKPGRRISEAAAWDHIAGYACYNDGSVRDWQLHTAQWGPGKNFYRTGGFGPWMVTADEIGPDEEMTLVTRVNGVEVQRASTRQLIHSIPKLIAYLSTVTPLVPGDVIVTGTPGGIGLKRTPPLFLKPGDKVEIEVDRIGTLVNGVADD